The DNA sequence TTTATGTGTCCAAGAACAGTCAAATCATCAGGACCTATCCGGTTGGTATCGGAAAAACAGCGACACCTACTCCAATCGGATCTTATGAAATCATTAGTAAAGTACCAAATCCCGGAGGCGTATTTGGTGTGATGTGGCTTGAACTCAGCATCCCTGGATATGGAATCCATGGTACAAATAATCCTCAGTCAATTGGCAGACAAGTTTCTAAAGGCTGTATCCGCATGCTTAATAAAGATGTCTTAGAGCTCGCTAGAATTATCCCCACTGGCACCTCAGTCACTATCCGTTCTTAATTAATAATACCCCTATTTTCCGCCAATCGGTCAGATTTGTATCTGCCTAGACCTATTTTCCGTATCGTCGCTCCAGGAGGATACTCAAACTTTCTAGGCGAACACCCTCACTCCATTAATGTAAAGAGACTACATCACTGGATGTAGTCTCTAATTACCTGGTAACGTCTTATCTTCCCTTGCAGTATTTTCAGCCCAGGAGGACACTCAAACTTCCTAATTGAACACCCTTTGTACATAAGAAACAGAGCACCAATTAGATGCTCTGTTCTTAATTACCTGGCAACGTGCTATTTTCCCTTGCAGTATCGTCGCCCCAGGAGGTCTTAACTTCCGTGTTCGGGATGGGAACGGGTGGTACCCCTCCGGTATAGTCACCAGATTATGTAGTTGTTGAGTGACAACGCTTCGCGATAGGAAGTTCAAATTCTATCGCCATCCTGGCGAATTTGAACTTAGCACCATCCTT is a window from the Dehalobacter sp. DCA genome containing:
- a CDS encoding L,D-transpeptidase — translated: MYSIVLSLNKRQLYVSKNSQIIRTYPVGIGKTATPTPIGSYEIISKVPNPGGVFGVMWLELSIPGYGIHGTNNPQSIGRQVSKGCIRMLNKDVLELARIIPTGTSVTIRS